From the genome of Nakamurella flavida, one region includes:
- the murC gene encoding UDP-N-acetylmuramate--L-alanine ligase has protein sequence MSDRTPDGDAAPVTSTGASLARAFLVGVGGAGMSGIAGMLAERGLPVAGSDARESLVLQDLRDRGVIGFVGHDGAQLDALPGGPTAVVVSTAVRPDNPEVLAARERGIPVVRRAEALAALMADRRSVCVAGTHGKTSTTSMLTVALREAGLDPSFAIGGELNTAIAGSRHAHGGGGDVFVAEADESDGSFLSFAPHGAIVTNLEPDHLDHHGTAEAYQAVFDAFVDRILPGGFLVACAEDAGSAALAGRARLGRIVTYGWANTGDGVTPDGGSGGPDVRITRPSTLGAAATISLADGRAFDVTLPVPGEHMLLNAAAALAAGVELGADPVALARGLSGYGGVRRRFERKGSADGVEVYDDYAHHPTEVRAQIRAAREIVPADGRLVVVFQPHLYSRTAAFAAEFGDALGEADVVVLLDVYGAREEPVPGVTGALVAQHVPTADRAVQVVFHADRATAAARVLPLLHARDLVITMGAGDITSLGPDLLALLEDR, from the coding sequence ATGAGCGACCGGACTCCGGACGGGGACGCCGCCCCCGTCACCTCGACCGGGGCCTCACTGGCCCGCGCCTTCCTCGTCGGGGTGGGCGGCGCCGGGATGAGCGGCATCGCCGGCATGCTCGCCGAGCGCGGACTGCCGGTCGCCGGCTCGGACGCCCGGGAATCCTTGGTGCTGCAGGATCTGCGGGACCGGGGCGTCATCGGGTTCGTCGGCCACGACGGTGCCCAGCTCGACGCCCTGCCCGGTGGTCCGACCGCCGTGGTGGTGTCCACCGCGGTGCGGCCGGACAACCCGGAGGTGCTCGCCGCGCGGGAGCGGGGCATCCCGGTGGTCCGCCGGGCCGAGGCCCTCGCCGCGCTCATGGCGGATCGGCGCAGCGTGTGCGTGGCCGGCACCCACGGGAAGACGTCCACCACCTCGATGCTGACCGTCGCGCTGCGCGAGGCCGGACTCGACCCGTCCTTCGCGATCGGTGGGGAGCTGAACACGGCCATCGCCGGCTCCAGGCACGCACACGGCGGCGGCGGTGACGTGTTCGTCGCCGAGGCCGACGAGTCCGACGGGTCGTTCCTGTCGTTCGCCCCGCACGGCGCGATCGTCACCAACCTCGAGCCGGACCACCTCGACCACCACGGCACCGCCGAGGCCTACCAGGCGGTGTTCGACGCCTTCGTCGACCGGATCCTGCCCGGCGGGTTCCTGGTCGCCTGCGCCGAGGACGCCGGCAGTGCCGCCCTCGCCGGTCGCGCCCGACTCGGCCGGATCGTCACCTACGGCTGGGCCAACACCGGGGACGGGGTCACTCCGGACGGTGGGAGCGGGGGGCCGGACGTGCGCATCACCCGCCCGTCGACACTCGGTGCCGCGGCGACCATCTCGTTGGCCGACGGCCGGGCCTTCGACGTCACCCTGCCGGTACCCGGCGAACACATGCTGCTGAACGCGGCCGCAGCGCTGGCCGCCGGCGTGGAGCTGGGTGCGGATCCGGTGGCGCTGGCCCGGGGGCTCTCCGGGTACGGGGGTGTGCGCCGACGGTTCGAACGCAAGGGCTCGGCCGACGGCGTCGAGGTCTACGACGACTACGCCCACCATCCGACCGAGGTGCGTGCCCAGATCCGGGCGGCGCGGGAGATCGTCCCCGCCGACGGGCGGCTGGTCGTGGTGTTTCAGCCGCACCTGTACTCCCGGACGGCCGCCTTCGCCGCCGAGTTCGGGGACGCGCTGGGCGAGGCCGACGTGGTCGTGCTGCTCGATGTCTACGGCGCCCGTGAGGAACCCGTCCCCGGCGTCACGGGAGCGCTTGTCGCGCAGCACGTCCCGACGGCCGACCGGGCTGTGCAGGTGGTGTTCCACGCAGATCGCGCCACCGCGGCCGCCCGGGTGCTGCCCCTGCTGCACGCCCGCGACCTGGT
- a CDS encoding UDP-N-acetylmuramoyl-L-alanyl-D-glutamate--2,6-diaminopimelate ligase: MPPPAPLRPSAVPGVRLSELTSGVADPAAVGTPAGDGSAGSADPLVLGVTLRAQDARPGDLFAALPGTRVHGAAFARQAVAAGAVAVLTDPAGLADLAGVDVPVVAVPDVRAVLGPLAARVVGDPSRTLPVVGITGTSGKTTTGYLLEAALAADGTRTGLIGTVQTRLAGDVLPSALTTPEAPDLQALFAVMVERGVGAAVMEVSSHALSLGRVAGTRFALAVFTNLSQDHLDFHPDMESYFRAKELLFDGRAQRGLVVVDDEWGRRLAAAHPEVATLSTSGTPADYRVVADTSTPSGAQQLTLQLPDGRRVEATVGLPGRFNVANAAAALAAVDLLGRDVEQAAAALAAVAVPGRMQRVDAGQDFLAVVDYAHKPAAVGAVLRAVRSAVTGRVIVVLGAGGDRDTGKRAVMGREAAHGADLVIVTDDNPRSEVPAAIRAQVLAGAREPDAGGAAAAGQVREVGDRRAAIRAAVAAARPGDAVVIAGKGHERGQDIGGVVHPFSDIDELAAALAGRADGGTDGPPRGASPATGSPHETAQDGPR; encoded by the coding sequence GTGCCTCCTCCCGCCCCGCTCCGCCCGTCGGCCGTCCCCGGCGTCCGGTTGTCGGAGCTGACGTCCGGCGTCGCCGACCCCGCCGCTGTCGGCACACCCGCCGGCGACGGCTCCGCCGGGTCCGCCGACCCCCTGGTCCTCGGGGTCACGCTGCGGGCCCAGGACGCCCGACCGGGTGACCTGTTCGCCGCGCTGCCCGGGACCCGGGTGCACGGCGCCGCCTTCGCCCGTCAGGCGGTCGCCGCCGGTGCGGTCGCCGTCCTCACCGACCCGGCCGGGTTGGCCGACCTCGCCGGGGTCGATGTCCCGGTCGTGGCGGTGCCCGACGTCCGCGCCGTGCTGGGCCCGCTCGCCGCCCGGGTGGTGGGGGACCCCAGCCGGACCCTCCCGGTCGTCGGCATCACCGGCACCTCCGGGAAGACCACGACGGGATACCTGCTCGAGGCCGCCCTGGCCGCCGACGGGACCCGCACCGGGCTCATCGGCACCGTGCAGACCCGGTTGGCCGGCGACGTCCTGCCCAGTGCGTTGACCACCCCGGAGGCCCCGGATCTGCAGGCGTTGTTCGCGGTGATGGTGGAGCGCGGAGTCGGTGCCGCGGTGATGGAGGTGTCCTCCCACGCACTGTCGTTGGGCCGGGTGGCCGGCACCCGGTTCGCCCTGGCCGTGTTCACGAACCTCTCGCAGGACCACCTGGACTTCCACCCGGACATGGAGTCCTACTTCCGGGCCAAGGAGCTGCTGTTCGACGGACGCGCCCAGCGCGGCCTGGTCGTCGTGGACGACGAGTGGGGCCGCCGCCTGGCTGCCGCCCACCCGGAGGTCGCCACGCTGTCCACCTCCGGCACCCCCGCCGACTACCGCGTGGTCGCCGACACCTCGACCCCGTCCGGGGCCCAGCAGCTGACCCTCCAGCTGCCCGACGGCCGCCGTGTCGAGGCCACCGTCGGCCTGCCCGGCCGGTTCAACGTGGCCAACGCCGCGGCGGCGCTGGCCGCGGTCGACCTGCTCGGCCGGGACGTCGAGCAGGCCGCGGCGGCATTGGCCGCGGTGGCCGTCCCCGGCCGGATGCAGCGCGTGGACGCCGGACAGGACTTCCTCGCCGTCGTCGACTACGCGCACAAGCCGGCGGCCGTCGGGGCGGTGCTGCGGGCCGTCCGCTCCGCGGTGACCGGGCGGGTGATCGTCGTGCTCGGCGCCGGGGGCGACCGGGACACCGGCAAGCGGGCGGTGATGGGCCGGGAGGCCGCGCACGGTGCCGATCTGGTCATCGTCACCGACGACAACCCCCGCTCCGAGGTGCCCGCCGCCATCCGCGCGCAGGTGCTCGCCGGCGCCCGTGAGCCCGATGCGGGTGGTGCCGCGGCGGCCGGGCAGGTGCGGGAGGTCGGCGACCGCCGGGCCGCCATCCGCGCCGCCGTGGCCGCGGCTCGGCCCGGGGACGCGGTGGTCATCGCCGGCAAGGGCCACGAGCGCGGGCAGGACATCGGCGGCGTCGTCCACCCGTTCTCCGACATCGACGAACTGGCCGCCGCGCTGGCCGGCCGGGCCGACGGCGGGACGGACGGCCCACCGCGCGGCGCATCGCCGGCCACCGGATCACCGCACGAGACAGCACAGGACGGACCCCGATGA
- a CDS encoding UDP-N-acetylmuramoyl-tripeptide--D-alanyl-D-alanine ligase, producing MIAMDLARVAAVVGVPVQDGWAEVTVTSVEFDTRRVTPGALFVALRGERVDGAAFAAAARAAGAVAVLAAEPVEAGLPVLAVGAPAAGEPENGPVLTALAHLARESVRRLVDEHDLEVVGVTGSSGKTSTKDLIAAVLAAATPAGSEAVIAPPESFNNELGHPYTALRATPDTRFLVLELSARGPGHVAWLASIAPPRIGAVLNVGSAHLGEFGSVEAIATAKAELVEALPPESAGGVAVLNADDGRVAAMAALTAARVVLVGGAPTATVRAQDARQDDSARSSFTLVTPNGTAPVSLRVVGEHQVGNALTAAAIGEAVGMDVATIAAALSAAEPASRWRMEVTELPGGITVVNDAYNANPHSVKAALRALATMGAAGRRTWAVLGEMAELGDGAAAAHDEIGRLVVRLGIGQLLVVDPLEAAREAERAGPAVPGMSGSLLAPTARRSAGRALYLGAHLEGSWDGEAELVPGVDQAVDILLGDLAQGDVVLVKASRSVGLEQVALRVIEGLRARAAAPAPDATSTTGTTSATGTDGTGDRA from the coding sequence ATGATCGCCATGGACCTGGCCCGAGTCGCCGCGGTGGTCGGCGTCCCCGTGCAGGACGGGTGGGCGGAGGTCACGGTCACCTCGGTCGAGTTCGACACCCGCCGGGTGACCCCCGGGGCGTTGTTCGTGGCCCTGCGCGGCGAGCGGGTCGACGGGGCCGCGTTCGCCGCCGCCGCCCGTGCGGCCGGGGCGGTCGCGGTGCTGGCCGCGGAGCCGGTGGAGGCGGGACTGCCGGTGCTGGCCGTGGGCGCGCCCGCCGCGGGGGAGCCGGAGAACGGGCCCGTGCTGACCGCCCTGGCGCACCTGGCCCGGGAGTCGGTGCGCCGGCTGGTCGACGAGCACGACCTCGAGGTCGTCGGGGTGACCGGGTCGAGCGGCAAGACCTCGACCAAGGATCTGATCGCCGCAGTGCTGGCGGCGGCGACCCCGGCCGGCTCGGAGGCGGTCATCGCGCCGCCGGAATCGTTCAACAACGAGCTCGGCCACCCGTACACCGCGCTGCGGGCCACTCCGGACACGCGCTTCCTGGTCCTGGAGCTGTCCGCCCGCGGGCCCGGACACGTCGCCTGGCTGGCCTCGATCGCCCCGCCGCGGATCGGTGCGGTGCTCAACGTGGGGTCCGCACACCTCGGCGAGTTCGGCTCGGTCGAGGCGATCGCCACGGCCAAGGCCGAGCTCGTCGAGGCCCTGCCGCCGGAGTCGGCCGGCGGGGTCGCCGTGCTCAACGCCGACGACGGCCGGGTCGCGGCGATGGCCGCGCTCACCGCGGCCCGGGTGGTGCTGGTGGGCGGTGCGCCGACCGCGACCGTCCGGGCCCAGGACGCCCGGCAGGACGACTCCGCCCGGTCGAGCTTCACCCTGGTGACGCCGAACGGCACCGCGCCGGTCAGCCTGCGGGTGGTGGGGGAGCACCAGGTCGGCAACGCGCTCACCGCCGCCGCGATCGGCGAGGCCGTCGGGATGGACGTGGCCACCATCGCCGCCGCGCTGTCCGCGGCCGAACCGGCCAGCCGCTGGCGCATGGAGGTCACCGAGCTGCCCGGTGGTATCACCGTGGTCAACGACGCCTACAACGCGAACCCGCACTCGGTGAAGGCCGCGCTGCGCGCGCTGGCCACCATGGGCGCCGCGGGTCGACGCACCTGGGCCGTGCTGGGCGAGATGGCCGAACTGGGCGACGGGGCGGCCGCGGCCCACGACGAGATCGGCCGGCTGGTGGTGCGCCTGGGCATCGGCCAGCTGCTGGTCGTCGATCCGCTGGAGGCGGCCCGCGAGGCGGAGCGGGCGGGCCCCGCCGTCCCCGGGATGTCCGGCTCCCTGCTCGCCCCGACCGCGCGGCGTTCGGCGGGCCGGGCCCTGTACCTGGGCGCGCATCTGGAAGGCTCCTGGGACGGGGAGGCGGAACTCGTCCCCGGTGTGGACCAGGCGGTCGACATCCTGCTGGGAGATCTCGCGCAGGGAGATGTGGTGCTGGTCAAGGCGTCCCGGTCGGTCGGGCTGGAGCAGGTCGCGCTGCGGGTCATCGAGGGCCTGCGGGCCCGGGCGGCTGCGCCCGCCCCCGACGCCACCAGCACGACCGGCACGACCAGCGCGACCGGCACGGACGGGACGGGTGACCGCGCGTGA
- the murD gene encoding UDP-N-acetylmuramoyl-L-alanine--D-glutamate ligase, protein MTEPAPEPTSDPTADPAVADTRVTVLVAGAGVTGRAVVHALRGLADVVLTGDHDAPPWLDEAPGVRWEQGLTAVPDGVSIVVASPGLRPSTPVLLNAAARGIEVIGEVELAWRLDRSGRLGDPRPWLAVTGTNGKTTTTGMLESILRAAGRTVTACGNIGWPAVEAVAATDPAQQVIAAELSSFQLHSAPTLRPTAGVVLNVAEDHLDWHGSMQAYGQAKARVLTGDWAVAVLDDPGAAALLRDAPAARWIGVTAAAPEPGQIGVVDGTVVDRAVGGAAGRELFAVADVRPPGPHNVTNAMAAAALALTVGATPDEVARGLRAFVPGGHRNVLVCRRAGVDWVDDSKATNPHAAAASLLSYPRVVWIAGGQLKGASVDDLVIAVRDRLAGVVLLGVDAPVLAAALSRHAPDVPVRAVPGTDDGVMTTVVRQAAALAGSDDTVVLAPAAASLDMFSSYADRGNAFSAAAQALPDGPVAAPVFLDPEQPGDADRSDAQQSDAQQAGAQQTGSQRSGSARATDQGGRRGKRR, encoded by the coding sequence ATGACCGAGCCCGCCCCCGAGCCCACATCCGACCCCACCGCCGACCCGGCCGTTGCGGACACCCGGGTCACGGTGTTGGTCGCCGGAGCCGGTGTGACCGGTCGCGCCGTCGTGCACGCCCTGCGCGGACTGGCCGACGTCGTGCTCACCGGCGACCACGACGCCCCGCCGTGGCTCGACGAGGCGCCCGGCGTCCGTTGGGAGCAGGGCCTCACCGCCGTCCCGGACGGGGTCTCCATCGTCGTGGCCTCACCCGGGCTCCGGCCCTCCACCCCGGTGCTGCTGAACGCCGCGGCCCGTGGCATCGAGGTGATCGGCGAGGTGGAACTGGCCTGGCGGCTGGACCGCTCCGGTCGCCTCGGTGACCCCCGCCCCTGGCTCGCGGTCACCGGGACCAACGGCAAGACCACCACCACCGGCATGCTCGAATCCATCCTCCGCGCCGCCGGTCGCACGGTCACCGCGTGCGGCAACATCGGCTGGCCCGCGGTCGAGGCCGTCGCGGCCACCGATCCCGCCCAGCAGGTCATCGCCGCCGAGTTGTCCAGCTTCCAGCTCCACTCGGCGCCGACCCTGCGGCCGACCGCGGGGGTCGTGCTGAACGTCGCCGAGGACCACCTCGACTGGCACGGCTCGATGCAGGCGTACGGCCAGGCCAAGGCGCGTGTGCTGACCGGCGACTGGGCCGTCGCGGTCCTCGACGATCCGGGTGCGGCCGCCCTGCTGCGGGACGCGCCCGCGGCCCGCTGGATCGGGGTCACCGCCGCCGCACCCGAGCCGGGGCAGATCGGCGTCGTGGACGGCACGGTCGTCGACCGGGCGGTCGGTGGGGCGGCGGGCCGCGAGCTGTTCGCGGTGGCCGACGTCCGGCCGCCGGGCCCGCACAACGTCACCAACGCGATGGCGGCCGCGGCCCTGGCCCTCACCGTCGGGGCGACCCCCGACGAGGTGGCCCGCGGTCTGCGGGCGTTCGTGCCCGGCGGGCACCGCAACGTGCTGGTGTGCCGGCGGGCCGGCGTCGACTGGGTGGACGACTCCAAGGCCACCAACCCCCACGCGGCGGCGGCGAGCCTGCTGTCCTACCCCCGGGTGGTGTGGATCGCCGGCGGCCAGCTCAAGGGCGCCTCGGTCGACGATCTGGTGATCGCCGTGCGTGACCGATTGGCCGGTGTGGTGCTCCTCGGCGTCGACGCTCCTGTGCTCGCGGCCGCACTTTCCCGACACGCCCCCGATGTCCCCGTCCGGGCCGTTCCCGGCACCGACGATGGCGTGATGACAACGGTGGTGCGGCAGGCGGCGGCCCTGGCAGGGTCCGACGACACGGTGGTGCTGGCTCCGGCCGCGGCGTCGTTGGACATGTTCTCCTCCTACGCCGACCGGGGGAACGCGTTCTCCGCCGCCGCGCAGGCGCTGCCCGACGGTCCCGTCGCCGCCCCGGTGTTCCTCGATCCCGAGCAGCCCGGCGATGCCGACCGGTCCGACGCGCAGCAGTCCGACGCGCAGCAGGCCGGCGCGCAGCAGACCGGCTCGCAGCGGTCCGGTTCGGCGCGGGCCACCGACCAGGGCGGCCGGCGGGGCAAGCGCCGGTGA
- the murG gene encoding undecaprenyldiphospho-muramoylpentapeptide beta-N-acetylglucosaminyltransferase, giving the protein MTSVLLAGGGTAGHIEPALAVADALRAHDPSIRVAALGTARGLETTLVPARGYELDLIPAVPLPRRPSADLLTLPWRLRGAVRATREVLRVRDVDVVVGFGGYVALPAYLAARGRVPIVVHEANARAGLANKIGARFAAAVGAAVPGSGLPGAQVVGNPVRATLSGLDRAALRAEARAAFGLDPDAPTLLVFGGSQGAARINSAVSGAATALAAAGVGVLHAHGRKNAITLPDPVAGTPPYVAVPYLDRMDLAYAAADLVLARSGAMSVAEIGAVGLPAVYVPLPHGNGEQRLNAAAQLDAGAAVLIEDADLDVAAIERQVLPLLTDPVRRAAMTSAAGTAAAHPADGALVEMVLSAAAGRKRRR; this is encoded by the coding sequence ATGACGAGCGTGCTGCTGGCCGGCGGCGGGACCGCCGGCCACATCGAACCCGCATTGGCCGTCGCCGACGCCCTCCGCGCCCACGATCCGTCGATCCGGGTGGCGGCCCTGGGCACCGCCCGGGGTCTGGAGACCACCCTGGTCCCGGCGCGCGGGTACGAGCTCGACCTCATCCCCGCGGTGCCGTTGCCCCGCAGGCCCAGTGCCGATCTGCTGACCCTGCCGTGGCGGCTGCGCGGGGCGGTACGGGCGACACGTGAGGTGCTCCGCGTCCGGGACGTGGACGTGGTCGTCGGGTTCGGCGGGTACGTCGCCCTGCCGGCCTATCTGGCCGCCCGGGGGCGGGTGCCGATCGTGGTGCACGAGGCCAACGCCCGGGCCGGGTTGGCCAACAAGATCGGCGCCCGGTTCGCGGCCGCGGTGGGTGCCGCCGTCCCCGGATCCGGTCTGCCCGGCGCGCAGGTCGTCGGCAACCCGGTGCGCGCCACCCTGTCCGGGCTGGATCGCGCCGCCCTGCGGGCGGAGGCCAGGGCCGCCTTCGGCCTGGACCCGGACGCCCCCACGCTGCTGGTCTTCGGGGGATCCCAGGGTGCGGCGCGGATCAACTCCGCCGTGTCCGGTGCGGCCACGGCCCTGGCCGCCGCCGGGGTCGGCGTCCTGCACGCCCATGGCCGGAAGAACGCGATCACCCTGCCCGACCCGGTGGCCGGCACACCGCCGTACGTGGCGGTCCCGTACCTCGACCGGATGGATCTGGCCTACGCGGCGGCCGATCTGGTGCTGGCCCGTTCCGGCGCGATGAGCGTCGCCGAGATCGGCGCCGTCGGCCTGCCCGCGGTCTACGTCCCCCTGCCGCACGGCAACGGCGAGCAGCGCCTGAACGCGGCCGCCCAGCTCGACGCGGGCGCCGCGGTGCTCATCGAGGACGCGGACCTCGACGTGGCCGCGATCGAGAGGCAGGTCCTCCCGTTGCTCACCGATCCGGTCCGCCGTGCCGCGATGACGTCGGCCGCGGGCACCGCTGCCGCGCATCCCGCCGACGGCGCCCTGGTCGAGATGGTGCTGTCCGCGGCGGCCGGCCGGAAGCGCCGCCGATGA
- the mraY gene encoding phospho-N-acetylmuramoyl-pentapeptide-transferase, translating into MKTILIAAIVGLGVSILLTPYLIKVFSRQGFGQEIRQDGPQAHLHKRGTPTMGGAAAIAAMWIGYLVAVAIQMIDGGGGPTASGLLLLYVTTGMGVVGFLDDFIKLRKRRNLGLNKKAKLIGQTFVGASFAVLVLLFPGVNGLTPASTDISYARDLTFLSLGAVGFVIVAILLIAAWSNAVNLTDGLDGLAAGASVMVLGAYVAVCFFQFRNACWNTGLSAAAQAGCYQVRDPLDLAVVASAMLGGCIGFLWWNAHPARIFMGDTGSLALGGMIAGLSIMTRTELLLVVIAGLFVVEILSVVIQVAGFKTRRIRIFKMAPFHHHFELSGWAETTVLVRFWLLAAVSAALGLGLFYAEWLSLTGG; encoded by the coding sequence GTGAAGACCATCCTCATCGCGGCGATCGTCGGCCTCGGCGTCTCCATCCTGCTGACTCCGTACCTGATCAAGGTGTTCTCCCGGCAGGGCTTCGGTCAGGAGATCCGCCAGGACGGCCCGCAGGCCCACCTGCACAAGCGCGGCACTCCCACCATGGGTGGCGCCGCGGCCATCGCCGCCATGTGGATCGGGTACCTGGTCGCGGTCGCGATCCAGATGATCGACGGCGGCGGCGGGCCCACCGCGTCCGGTCTGCTGCTGCTCTACGTCACCACCGGCATGGGCGTCGTCGGTTTCCTGGACGACTTCATCAAGCTCCGCAAGCGCCGCAACCTGGGGCTGAACAAGAAGGCCAAGCTCATCGGCCAGACGTTCGTCGGCGCCTCGTTCGCCGTGCTGGTGCTGCTGTTCCCGGGCGTGAACGGGTTGACCCCGGCCTCGACGGACATCTCCTACGCCCGCGACCTGACGTTCCTGTCCCTCGGGGCGGTCGGGTTCGTCATCGTGGCCATCCTGCTCATCGCGGCGTGGTCCAACGCGGTCAACCTGACCGACGGGTTGGACGGGCTGGCCGCCGGCGCCTCGGTGATGGTGCTCGGCGCCTACGTCGCGGTCTGCTTCTTCCAGTTCCGCAACGCGTGCTGGAACACCGGCCTGAGCGCCGCCGCCCAGGCCGGCTGCTACCAGGTGCGCGATCCGCTCGATCTCGCCGTGGTCGCCTCGGCGATGCTCGGCGGCTGCATCGGATTCCTGTGGTGGAACGCCCACCCCGCGCGCATCTTCATGGGCGACACCGGCTCGCTGGCCCTGGGCGGGATGATCGCTGGGCTGTCCATCATGACCCGTACCGAACTGCTGCTCGTGGTCATCGCCGGCCTGTTCGTCGTGGAGATCCTGTCCGTGGTCATCCAGGTCGCCGGGTTCAAGACCCGCCGCATCCGGATCTTCAAGATGGCCCCCTTCCACCACCACTTCGAGTTGTCCGGGTGGGCGGAGACCACGGTCCTGGTGCGTTTCTGGTTGCTGGCCGCGGTGTCCGCGGCGCTCGGACTCGGCCTGTTCTACGCCGAGTGGCTGTCGCTGACCGGTGGCTGA
- the ftsW gene encoding putative lipid II flippase FtsW, which produces MSGPSPADHGPDSPAARRSAGSAVGDDDGATAPGFVLDDDPSRSTHGTEDAGNDTTGPGGSRVGARPVRPRASAGARAGLFARVRGGSRTALRAGVEWLDRPMTSLHLILAVFALLLGFGLLMVLSSSSVSAFERLGSSFSIFQNQATYAAIGLLGFFLTQYLPVRWMRGISTWAVIGSLLLLVAVLVPGIGSLKFGARSWIAVGGFQFQPAEIGKLALLLWAAHVLASRRNTLGSVKALLVPVLPVFLLMAALLMAQPDLGTTVALSIVFLAVLYFAGAPGWLFGVVAGVGVAGLVGLALAAPYRLARVTAFLDPETAGDAGYQLRQSLYGLGNGGWFGVGLGQSRAKWSYLPNADSDFIFAIVGEELGLIGAGLLLLLFGLLAYTGLRIARRNVDPFVKITASAATVWLVGQAAINIGYVIGLLPVTGIPLPMISVGGTSLIITMLVFGLLANFARREPEAVVATNAGDGGRLARFLGMRPDGAAALRARRVQRRRDRALRKGKAPAAARSVGATAASPAAPAPRSTPARPVPARSDGGRATAVDTRQTGLRRPSTQLRDTGARDPRSRPASAGRPPASRGTVGSRAETERLPQQRPERRPVRPSARTDRTR; this is translated from the coding sequence GTGAGCGGGCCGAGCCCGGCCGATCACGGCCCCGACTCGCCCGCCGCCCGCCGCTCCGCCGGTTCCGCCGTCGGTGATGACGACGGCGCCACGGCTCCGGGGTTCGTGCTGGACGACGACCCGTCCCGCAGCACCCACGGCACCGAAGACGCAGGCAACGACACCACCGGTCCCGGCGGGTCGCGGGTCGGCGCGCGGCCGGTCCGCCCGCGCGCGTCCGCCGGCGCCCGCGCCGGCCTGTTCGCCCGCGTGCGCGGCGGCAGCCGCACGGCCCTGCGTGCCGGTGTCGAGTGGCTCGACCGGCCGATGACCTCGCTGCACCTGATCCTGGCCGTCTTCGCACTGCTCCTCGGCTTCGGCCTGCTGATGGTGCTGTCGTCCTCGTCGGTGTCGGCCTTCGAGCGGCTCGGGTCCTCGTTCTCGATCTTCCAGAACCAGGCGACGTACGCCGCCATCGGCCTGCTCGGCTTCTTCCTCACCCAGTACCTGCCGGTGCGCTGGATGCGCGGTATCTCCACCTGGGCGGTCATCGGGTCCCTGCTGCTGCTGGTCGCCGTGCTCGTCCCGGGGATCGGCTCGCTGAAGTTCGGTGCGCGCAGCTGGATCGCGGTGGGTGGGTTCCAGTTCCAGCCCGCCGAGATCGGCAAGCTGGCCCTGCTGCTGTGGGCTGCGCACGTGTTGGCCTCCCGGCGCAACACGCTGGGCTCGGTCAAGGCCCTGCTCGTGCCCGTGCTGCCGGTGTTCCTGCTGATGGCCGCCCTGCTGATGGCCCAGCCCGACCTGGGTACCACCGTCGCGCTGAGCATCGTCTTCCTGGCCGTCCTGTACTTCGCCGGCGCCCCGGGCTGGCTGTTCGGTGTGGTCGCCGGAGTCGGTGTCGCCGGGCTCGTCGGGCTGGCCCTCGCGGCGCCCTACCGGCTGGCGCGGGTCACCGCGTTCCTGGACCCGGAGACCGCCGGGGACGCCGGGTACCAGCTGCGACAGAGCCTGTACGGCCTGGGCAACGGCGGCTGGTTCGGTGTCGGGCTCGGGCAGTCCCGGGCCAAGTGGAGCTATTTGCCCAACGCCGACTCCGACTTCATCTTCGCCATCGTGGGGGAGGAGCTCGGCCTGATCGGCGCCGGCCTGCTGCTCCTGCTGTTCGGGCTGCTCGCCTACACCGGCCTGCGGATCGCGCGGCGCAACGTGGACCCCTTCGTGAAGATCACCGCGTCCGCGGCCACCGTCTGGCTGGTCGGGCAGGCGGCGATCAACATCGGCTACGTCATCGGCCTGCTGCCCGTCACGGGCATCCCGTTGCCCATGATCTCCGTCGGTGGCACCTCGTTGATCATCACCATGCTCGTCTTCGGGTTGCTGGCGAACTTCGCCCGGCGCGAGCCGGAGGCCGTGGTCGCCACCAACGCCGGCGACGGCGGCCGCCTCGCCCGCTTCCTCGGCATGCGTCCGGACGGCGCCGCCGCCCTGCGCGCCCGCCGGGTGCAGCGTCGCCGCGACCGGGCGCTGCGGAAGGGCAAGGCTCCGGCAGCCGCCCGTTCCGTGGGGGCCACCGCCGCGTCGCCGGCCGCACCCGCGCCCCGCTCGACCCCGGCTCGGCCGGTCCCCGCCCGGTCGGACGGCGGCCGCGCGACCGCGGTCGACACCCGGCAGACCGGTCTGCGCCGGCCGTCGACGCAGCTCCGGGACACCGGGGCCCGGGACCCCCGGAGCCGTCCGGCATCCGCCGGCCGGCCGCCGGCGTCCCGGGGCACGGTCGGCTCCCGGGCCGAGACCGAGCGCCTCCCGCAGCAGCGGCCCGAACGCCGGCCGGTTCGCCCGTCCGCCCGCACGGACCGCACCCGATGA